A single genomic interval of Camelina sativa cultivar DH55 chromosome 11, Cs, whole genome shotgun sequence harbors:
- the LOC104724447 gene encoding uncharacterized protein LOC104724447 produces the protein MNDNGAQRQATFCDGATDQDNTVISKIMQRFRPIAPKPVVGESSDDSKSRSFLGRNRRPKRKYVRVRDRKSSGGNNNNSRILGKKNGRDGGNKKTDLHKEIDGDDRSDIVTLQLLPEKDRDLGNNGDQASEYCSDLISDMDPKKSLYGSIIGLSSSSNRKVVESWLTVECVSDTCTDMGGYHILEQLGRMDQGEERVMKMLEVDTCPWLVSDGSNRVCWVNQAYRGMMGARDVDVIRVLLVVAMDLLEEIACMVELYGAVTCRVRVKYEPSTWRKMMVPCDVWRIRSGGFAWRLDVESALRLGM, from the coding sequence ATGAATGATAACGGAGCGCAGCGGCAAGCTACTTTTTGCGATGGTGCTACGGATCAGGACAATACCGTTATAAGCAAGATAATGCAACGGTTCCGTCCGATCGCACCAAAACCAGTTGTTGGTGAATCTTCCGACGATTCAAAGAGTAGAAGTTTCCTTGGAAGAAACAGAAGACCGAAACGGAAGTATGTTAGGGTTCGggatagaaaaagtagtggtggtaataataataactctaGGATACTTGGTAAGAAGAATGGTCGCGATGGTGGGAACAAAAAGACCGATCTACATAAAGAGATAGATGGTGATGATAGAAGCGATATCGTCACGCTTCAGTTGCTGCCGGAGAAGGATCGAGATCTAGGAAACAATGGAGATCAAGCTAGTGAGTATTGTTCGGATCTGATCAGTGATATGGATCCAAAGAAGAGCTTGTATGGTTCTATCATAGGGCTGTCGTCATCTTCAAATCGGAAGGTGGTGGAGTCGTGGTTGACGGTGGAGTGTGTGAGTGACACGTGTACTGACATGGGAGGGTATCACATCCTTGAGCAGTTAGGCCGTATGGATCAGGGAGAGGAGAGAGTGATGAAGATGTTAGAGGTTGACACGTGTCCGTGGTTAGTTTCGGATGGGTCAAACCGGGTTTGTTGGGTAAACCAGGCGTACCGGGGGATGATGGGAGCTCGGGACGTGGATGTGATCAGGGTGTTGCTGGTGGTGGCCATGGACCTTTTGGAGGAGATAGCATGCATGGTGGAGTTATACGGTGCGGTGACGTGCAGGGTTAGGGTTAAGTATGAGCCGTCCACGTGGAGGAAGATGATGGTACCGTGTGATGTATGGAGGATAAGATCAGGTGGGTTTGCTTGGAGATTGGATGTTGAATCGGCTCTAAGGCTTGGCATGTGA
- the LOC104724449 gene encoding uncharacterized protein LOC104724449, whose translation MRRTHNHPLISKYCLAYICFCPKHVAFSYSQMLISSATGETQKEYREIERERVKRVKRDRGKREREMDQDHELWRTLRCAGKAQDNTSVDTLMLKYRPIAPKPTTTGQPFVGDTSIMRRTKRKYVRVSKNSKATCRSKTDDGVRSSSTDPENGREDIVTLQLLPERSTPLSLDHHTNLDPAVEAMIGDETGETDTWLKFNGGDEVLLQRVPVETWVTLESVNSGSVSHAVGLTDEEIKDALDKDTCPGFISDGSNRVVMVNEAYRKIVTGDGGFGRDVIVWLVVDQTATFYDYRTFTCKVRLEYTWRETKYTKTVPCDVWKMEFGGFAWRLDTSAALTLWL comes from the coding sequence ATGAGACGCACACATAACCATCCACTGATATCCAAGTACTGTCTcgcatatatatgtttttgccCTAAACACGTGGCGTTCTCCTATTCCCAAATGTTAATCTCTTCGGCCACCGGAGAGACACAGAAAGAATAtagagaaatagaaagagagagagtgaagagagtgaagagagatagaggaaagagagagagagaaatggatcAAGATCATGAGTTATGGCGGACGCTAAGATGCGCAGGTAAAGCGCAAGATAACACCTCTGTTGATACTCTCATGCTTAAGTACCGTCCGATCGCTCCAAAGCCGACGACTACTGGTCAACCATTCGTCGGAGATACGAGTATCATGAGAAGGACGAAGAGGAAGTACGTTAGGGTTTCCAAGAATAGTAAAGCCACGTGTCGATCAAAGACGGACGACGGCGTCAGATCTAGCTCGACAGATCCGGAGAATGGTCGGGAAGATATCGTCACGCTACAGCTCTTGCCGGAGAGATCTACGCCGTTGAGTTTGGATCATCATACTAATCTGGATCCAGCGGTGGAAGCAATGATCGGAGATGAAACCGGTGAAACGGACACGTGGCTCAAGTTTAACGGCGGCGATGAAGTGCTGCTGCAACGGGTTCCAGTAGAGACGTGGGTGACGTTGGAGTCCGTTAACAGTGGCTCGGTATCCCATGCGGTAGGGTTAACGGACGAAGAGATCAAGGATGCTTTAGACAAAGACACGTGTCCTGGTTTCATATCGGATGGTTCGAACCGTGTTGTAATGGTTAACGAGGCTTACCGGAAGATAGTAACCGGAGACGGCGGGTTCGGTAGAGACGTGATTGTGTGGTTGGTGGTTGACCAAACGGCGACGTTTTATGACTACCGAACTTTTACGTGTAAGGTAAGACTGGAATACACGTGGCGAGAGACCAAGTACACTAAAACGGTGCCGTGTGATGTGTGGAAGATGGAGTTTGGTGGATTTGCATGGAGGTTGGATACTAGTGCAGCTTTAACTCTTTGGCTCTGA
- the LOC104724450 gene encoding cytochrome c1 2, heme protein, mitochondrial: MVGGGVIQQLLRRKLQSQSVATPVLSWFSSKKANEDAGSAGVRAFALMGAGITGLLSFSTVASADEAEHGLECPNYPWPHEGILSSYDHASIRRGHQVYQQVCASCHSMSLISYRDLVGVAYTEEEAKAMAAEIEVVDGPNDEGEMFTRPGKLSDRLPQPYSNESAARFANGGAYPPDLSLVTKARHNGQNYVFALLTGYRDPPAGISIREGLHYNPYFPGGAIAMPKMLNDEAVEYEDGTPATEAQMGKDVVSFLSWAAEPEMEERKLMGFKWIFLLSLALLQAAYYRRLKWSVLKSRKLVLDVVN, translated from the exons ATGGTTGGAGGAGGTGTTATCCAGCAGCTTCTTAGAAGGAAACTTCAATCTCAATCAGTC GCAACTCCGGTATTGTCATGGTTTTCTTCGAAGAAAGCTAATGAAGATGCTGGGTCTGCTGGTGTAAGAGCGTTTGCTCTCATGGGTGCTGGTATCACAGGATTGTTGAGTTTTTCGACAGTGGCATCTGCTGATGAGGCCGAACATGGTTTGGAGTGTCCAAACTACCCTTGGCCACATGAAGGCATTCTCAGCTCATATGACCATGCTTC GATCCGTCGTGGTCACCAAGTTTATCAGCAAGTCTGTGCGTCTTGCCACTCGATGTCTCTGATCTCGTACCGAGATTTGGTGGGTGTTGCCTACACAGAGGAAGAGGCAAAGGCAATGGCAGCTGAAATCGAGGTTGTTGATGGACCAAATGATGAGGGTGAGATGTTCACCCGACCTGGTAAACTCAGTGACCGGCTTCCTCAACCATACTCAAATGAATCAGCTGCGAGGTTCGCCAATGGAGGAGCTTATCCACCTGATCTAAGTCTTGTAACTAAG GCACGTCACAATGGCCAAAATTATGTCTTTGCTCTGTTGACTGGTTACCGTGACCCTCCTGCTGGAATTTCG ATCAGAGAGGGGTTACACTACAATCCCTATTTCCCTGGTGGAGCAATTGCTATGCCAAAGATGCTTAATGATGAAGCTGTGGAATATGAAGATGGAACCCCTGCAACAGAAGCACAG ATGGGTAAAGATGTTGTATCATTCTTGTCCTGGGCAGCTGAACCAGAAATGGAAGAGAGGAAATTG ATGGGTTTCAAATGGATATTTTTACTGTCTTTGGCTCTGCTTCAAGCTGCATATTACAGGAGACTGAAATGGTCAGTACTCAAATCCCGTAAGCTTGTTCTCGACGTCGTGAACTAA